CGATTTCTGCCGCCGGATAGTTACGATTGACAATTCGATTGCTTGCGGCCTATGCCTTACCTCGACCCGCACAAACAGCGCCAGTTTGCCGTTGAAGTCGTGCGTCAACTGCGCGACCAAGGCTTTACCGCCTATTGGGCCGGCGGCTGTGTGCGCGATTCGCTCTTGGCACGCACCCCCAACGATTACGACGTGGCCACCAATGCTCTCCCGGAGCAAATTAGCGGAGTGTTCCGCAACCGCAAAACCCTTGCCATGGGCGCGGCGTTTGGCGTGATGACCGTGCTGGGTCCGCGCAGAGCGGGGCAAATTGAGGTCGCCACTTTTCGCCAAGATGTCAGTTACAGCGATGGGCGGCATCCCGACCGTGTGGCGTTTAGCTCGCCGGAAGAAGATGCCCAGCGGCGAGATTTCACCATCAATGGCATGTTCTACGATCCGCTGGCGGAGCAAGTGATTGATTTTGTCGGCGGCCAGGCCGATTTGCAGCAAGGCGTGGTGCGGGCCATCGGCAATCCGCTGGCGCGCTTCACCGAAGACAAGCTGCGGCTGCTGCGGGCGGTGCGGTTTGCGTCGGTCTTCGATTTTCGATTGGAGGAAAATACGCTCGTGGCGATTGGCGAAATGGCATCGCAAATTTCGATCGTCAGTGCCGAGCGCATCGCCGACGAAATGCGCACCATGCTGGAGCAGCCGGGCGTGGTCCGCGCCGTGCAATTGCTGTACATCACCGGTTTGCTGGCGGCGATTCTGCCCGAGACCGTCAAAGTTGCAGAAATCGAAGGCTGGAGCCGCGAAGCAACGGCTGCCGAAAGTTCATCGCCGCAGGCGTGGCCCGCAACGTGTCGAACTTTGGCGCTCCTGCAGGCCATACAACAATCGTCGTTTCCGCTAGCGCTGGCGATTCTGCTGCATGCAGCCGCTGGAGAAAACTTGGCGGAAACAGTTGGCCGGCGCTGGCGGTTGGCGCGTATTGAAACCGATCGGCTGGCATTTCTGTTGAAAAATCAACATGCGTTAATCGGCGCGGCCAGCCAGCGTTGGTCGCAGTTGCAACCCTTGCTGGTGGCTGACGAGGCGGATGATTTGCTCAAGCTCTTTGCGGCACAGGCCGAATTAGGCTTGGCCGATCCGCGGGACGTAGCATTTTGCCGCGCACAGTTGCAATTGCCCGCGGCCCAATTGAATCCGTCGCCGCTCATCACCGGCGCGGATTTAATCGCCCAGGGAATTCCCGCCGGGCCTGCGTTTGCGCGGCTACTGCAATCTGCGCGCGAAGCGCAATTGGACGGCGAAATTGCCGACCGTGCTGCAGCGCTGGGTTTGGTCGAGCGTCTGAGGCAGGCCGGTCACACCTAAGAGCAAGAAATGTGATTGACTGGCCCCTAGCCCGGCCTGGGGCGCGGAGCTAAACTACCGCTTCGTCACGGTCGATTTGCTCGGCTCCACAACTCTTAATCCCCGCTTGTTCCATGTATTGGTTCGCTCTGGCCTTACGATGGTTTCACTTGGTGGCCGCCATGGTGGCGGTGGGGGGAACCGCTTTCATGCGCTTTGCGCTGGTCCCCTCGGTGAGCGTGCTGGCCGATGAGCAAAGAAAAGCCTTGCACGAGCAAATTCGTTCTCGGTGGGCCAAGTTAGTGGCCGGCTCGGTTGCGTTTTTGCTAATCAGCGGGCTGATTAACTTCGTGCTGTTTTTGACCGAGAGCAAAACCGAGCCTTGGGCGCAATGGCATCAGGCATATAACTCGCTGTATCAATTTGTGTTCGGAGCGAAGTTTGCTCTGGCGATGGTGGTGTTTTTTATCGCTAGCGCTCTGGCGGGCCGTGGGCAGGCAACGCAAAAATTTCGCCAGGATGCCACATGGTGGATGACGGTGAATTTGGTTCTGGCGCTGGTCGTTGTGGCACTCTCCGGCGTGTTGCGCTTCACCCACGTGGGACCAACGCTACCCAAGATCGCGGCGACTGCGACGGCTCCGGTTGAAATCGCGCTTCCAAGCAGCTCGCCGCCCTCCGCTACCCCATCAACCGGAGCC
This is a stretch of genomic DNA from Pirellulales bacterium. It encodes these proteins:
- a CDS encoding CCA tRNA nucleotidyltransferase, producing MPYLDPHKQRQFAVEVVRQLRDQGFTAYWAGGCVRDSLLARTPNDYDVATNALPEQISGVFRNRKTLAMGAAFGVMTVLGPRRAGQIEVATFRQDVSYSDGRHPDRVAFSSPEEDAQRRDFTINGMFYDPLAEQVIDFVGGQADLQQGVVRAIGNPLARFTEDKLRLLRAVRFASVFDFRLEENTLVAIGEMASQISIVSAERIADEMRTMLEQPGVVRAVQLLYITGLLAAILPETVKVAEIEGWSREATAAESSSPQAWPATCRTLALLQAIQQSSFPLALAILLHAAAGENLAETVGRRWRLARIETDRLAFLLKNQHALIGAASQRWSQLQPLLVADEADDLLKLFAAQAELGLADPRDVAFCRAQLQLPAAQLNPSPLITGADLIAQGIPAGPAFARLLQSAREAQLDGEIADRAAALGLVERLRQAGHT